In Oscillatoria sp. FACHB-1407, the sequence CAGTGGCTGCTGCAACGTATCTCCTAAGATGATCCGTGCCAATGCGCCAACAAAAATCGATCCCTGAAATACATTGGACTGCACCTGAAACAAGCTACTCGATTGAGACAGTAGCAGCCCCGTAATCAACAGTACAACTGAAACAACGCCACCTGCTGCTGGTCCAGCGAATGCCACATCAAACAAAACATTGCGATTGGGCAAGAGGGATTCAAATCGGGTAATAGCTCCAAACGAAGCAATTTCCCAAGTTGGAATGAAAAAAGGTGGACTCAAACGAACATGGTGACGGCGAGCCAGTAGACGATGCCCAAGCTCATGCGCTGCCAGGATAGACAGAATGCCGATACTGATTGGCAGAGCTTCACGAAAGCGATCGGGTTGTTGAGAGATATCAAATCCTAACATTAAGCCAGCCGATGCAACACTAGCGGCGATCGTTGTCAGGAATAACACCAACGCCAGCAACCCTTGCAACACGGTGGTGGGCTGTGGGTCATTGCTGCGAGGCAACACGATAACAGTGGGGCGATCGTCCGGTCCTGCGACTAAGAAGAGGCGATAGCGATCGCCCACTCTTGCTGCCAGGTTATTGGCTAATCGCTGATAACTCGCGTCAACTTCACCCCGCAAATTGCCTTTAAAGATTGCCCCCTCTCGATAGGGAATCGTTTCAGTCGCAAAAAATGTATCAACGCCAAAAATACCCTGAATGAGCTTGAGGTCATCTGCTGGGATGCTCAAAACATCTGCCTCTAGAGCCGTTTCGACAGGCTTGGGCGTTTCCGGGGTGATCCCCGGATCAGTGGGAGAGTCAGATGGCTCTGGGGAGCGAGTAGGATCGGTTGAGTTCGGCAATACAGAGAGGCGACTGAGCAGTGCAGAGTTGCTTCCTTCTGCTCGTAACCGATTGCCTAAAAAGATGTAGAGTCCAGCCGAGAGAACAATTAGAAAAATTATGCTAACCAGGTTGAGGTAGACCCCTGCTGTAAATAAGCCGAAGAACAACAACCAGGGAGCCATCAACACTACAGATTGAAGCCATGCTAGGATGCCGAGCTTGCCAAAAGGTCTAGCCCGGTAGAAGCCCCAGCCCAATATGATTAATGCAACTACAAGAATAAGGAGAGTGATCATCTGTAATGTTGTCTGTCATGAAAGACAGAGCTATCCAAAGCATAGTCTGCCGTATTTTCTGCACGCCCGATTTAAACTCCAGGTAGCGTTGCAAGGAACCGACTCCGAGAGGCATAAACGTCCAAGGCATTCACGTCCAAAGCGTTTATGTCCAGGGTGTTGACCTGTTACTGCTTGGCTTGGCTCTTAAGCGTGAGTAAAACGGTTTCGGTGGATGCAACCCTGTCTCTGTACTAACTATCTTAAAACTATCAATCTACCACTCCGTGCTTCAACGGTTATATCTCGCCAAGAAAGTTTAGGGAGCTTAATTTTTGTCGAGAAGTAAAGTTACAGAGGGGTAGGAGGGTGCTGGTCGGTTGCGGGTGGGTTAGAGCGGCTTATTCTTTCACTGCCTGAACGGCTCGGCGCAAATTGCCGTGATGCTCCTGCAACAGCCGATCGCCCTCATCTCGGTCTAAGCCCGTCCAATGCATCAGAAGGGCTAATTTCACCTGGCGATCGCTCCTTTCTAATAGCAGAGCTGCCTCTTCTCGGCTGAGGTCAGTCAGGTCGCGCAAAATGCGGAGGGCGCGATCGTGCAATTTGTGGTTAGTGACGGCAACATCGACCATGCGGTTGCCATAGACTTTGCCCAATTGCACCATCGTTCCGGTGGAGAGGATATTCAGAGCCAGTTTAGTGACGGTGCCTGCTTTAAGGCGAGTGGAACCGGCCAGTACTTCAGGACCAACTATCAGGCGGATGTCGATATCTACTTCGGCACTCACCTGTTCTGGCGGAACACACGCCATAAAAATAGTAGTGGCTCCCCGTTGACGAGCCGCATTGAGAGCCCCGTGGACGTAGGGGGTTGTGCCGCCAGCGGTAATACCAACTACAACATCTTTACTTGTGATGTGGTGGTGGGCGATCGCGGCGGCTCCGTCGTCTGCCAGATCTTCCAGTCCTTCGGAGCTGCGTACCAGGGCAGCGGCTCCTCCAGCGATGATGCCCTGTACCAATTCTGGGGGAGTACAGAATGTGGGGGGGCACTCCGCTGCATCCAACACACCCAACCGTCCACTGGTGCCTGCCCCAATGTAAAAGAGTCGCCCGCCCTGTTGCAGTGCGGCAGCAGTGCGCTCAATCGCGGTGGCTAAAGCCTCCCGTGCGTGGGCGATCGCGGTAATCACTTTGGCATCTTCTTGATTAAACAGATCCACCAACTCCAGGGGAGTGAGCTGATCAAGGGTTTGGCTTTTGGGATTTATCTGCTCGGTCAGCAGGTGTCCTCGTTCGGTGAGGTGTTTAATCGTTTCCATAGGGAGTCCACTTGAATACAGACGAGTCTATCATCGCTGTGTTTGGCTACAGGAGTAGAATACAGCTTTGACCTCAGTAACCCTATAGACATGCATAGTTTCATTCCGCCCGAACGGTTTTTTCCCTACCTCACCTGGACTGAAATTCAGGCTATGCCCCATAAAGAGAATGTGGTCATTGTTCAGCCGATTGGGGCGATCGAGCAACATGGTCCGCATTTGCCACTTGTGGTAGACAGTGCGATCGCCACAGCGGTGTTGGGGAAAGCCTTAGAGCAGTTGCCTCCGGAAGTTCCTGTGTATGCGCTGCCGCCTCTGTGTTATGGCAAGTCCAATGAGCACTGGCATTTTCCGGGGACAATTACCCTGACAGCTCAGACGTTGTTGAGCGTGTTAACAGAAGTCGGTGAAAGCCTCTATCGAGCTGGGTTTCGCAAGTGGGTGTTGCTCAACGCTCATGGTGGGCAACCCCAGGTGATTGAGATTGTGGCACGCGACCTGCATCAACGGTATGGAGATCTCATGGTGTTTCCGCTGTTTGTCTGGCGGGTGCCCAACAATGCGGCAGATTTCTTAACACCTCAAGAATTAGAGTACGGCATTCATGCCGGAGATGCCGAAACCAGTGTTATGCTTTCCCTGCTACCCGATCAAGTCAAATTTGAGCGGGCAGTTGCTGAATATCCCTACGGTTTGCCAACAGATAGCCTGTTGAGCATGGAGGGACAGTTACCCTTTGCCTGGACGACCCGTGACCTCACCAAAAGTGGGGTTTTGGGCGACCCGACAACGGCAA encodes:
- a CDS encoding site-2 protease family protein produces the protein MITLLILVVALIILGWGFYRARPFGKLGILAWLQSVVLMAPWLLFFGLFTAGVYLNLVSIIFLIVLSAGLYIFLGNRLRAEGSNSALLSRLSVLPNSTDPTRSPEPSDSPTDPGITPETPKPVETALEADVLSIPADDLKLIQGIFGVDTFFATETIPYREGAIFKGNLRGEVDASYQRLANNLAARVGDRYRLFLVAGPDDRPTVIVLPRSNDPQPTTVLQGLLALVLFLTTIAASVASAGLMLGFDISQQPDRFREALPISIGILSILAAHELGHRLLARRHHVRLSPPFFIPTWEIASFGAITRFESLLPNRNVLFDVAFAGPAAGGVVSVVLLITGLLLSQSSSLFQVQSNVFQGSIFVGALARIILGDTLQQPLVGVHPLVLVGWLGLVLTAINLLPTGQLDGGRIVQAIYGRKVAGRTTIITLIVLGLAALVNVLALYWAIVILFLQRDLERPPLNELSEPDDARAALGLLALFLMAAILLPLAPNLAGRLGIGG
- the murQ gene encoding N-acetylmuramic acid 6-phosphate etherase, yielding MKHLTERGHLLTEQINPKSQTLDQLTPLELVDLFNQEDAKVITAIAHAREALATAIERTAAALQQGGRLFYIGAGTSGRLGVLDAAECPPTFCTPPELVQGIIAGGAAALVRSSEGLEDLADDGAAAIAHHHITSKDVVVGITAGGTTPYVHGALNAARQRGATTIFMACVPPEQVSAEVDIDIRLIVGPEVLAGSTRLKAGTVTKLALNILSTGTMVQLGKVYGNRMVDVAVTNHKLHDRALRILRDLTDLSREEAALLLERSDRQVKLALLMHWTGLDRDEGDRLLQEHHGNLRRAVQAVKE
- a CDS encoding creatininase family protein; this translates as MHSFIPPERFFPYLTWTEIQAMPHKENVVIVQPIGAIEQHGPHLPLVVDSAIATAVLGKALEQLPPEVPVYALPPLCYGKSNEHWHFPGTITLTAQTLLSVLTEVGESLYRAGFRKWVLLNAHGGQPQVIEIVARDLHQRYGDLMVFPLFVWRVPNNAADFLTPQELEYGIHAGDAETSVMLSLLPDQVKFERAVAEYPYGLPTDSLLSMEGQLPFAWTTRDLTKSGVLGDPTTATREKGDRILESLALGWVRVLQDISQFHQPNAWKT